A single genomic interval of Spinacia oleracea cultivar Varoflay chromosome 6, BTI_SOV_V1, whole genome shotgun sequence harbors:
- the LOC130463226 gene encoding uncharacterized protein codes for MDKSWIHLPTGHREYIDGCMEFIEFAKQDLVEVKIRCPCKNCKVEKCFSVNEVERHILFKGFYKPYKDWIFHGKGDTFQRMFERDGGITSEGSLDNQSGFVGRDNMGGLLRSAFSVNMPPNCPNLEAREDDEWIEEPVAYDTDVEYDYSTIEEDVTYKKLLEASEEKLYEGCINFSKLSFLLHLFHLKCINHWSIESFNMLLKLILDAFPQILDFPSSYYYSKKMIKDLGLGYENIDACPNNCMLYWGEFLKKDKCHVCGTSRWKKTKDRGNVVSDQGTDTCKKGVPAKVMRYFPLIPRLKRIYMSSETAEDMRWHDTERLGEDDKKILRHPSDGLAWKAFDERHSDFALDPRSVRLDLASDGFNPYRLMNTTYSTWPVMLIPYNLPAWLCMKPSSFILSTLIPGKSSPGNDIDVYLQPLVHELKLLWTGVEAFDAFAGEKFNLRAALLWTINDFPGYAMLSGLSTKGYNACPICLDSTPSDRFGSKICYCSYRKWLPADHPYRCQGDKFCEKFGTNEWCKPPSRPSDTDILRQQEKVKHVYGKSKAPPKKRQRGHDDEDDVQDESDFGTKRSIFFDLVYWEHNLLRHNLDVMHIEKNVSENILGTLLSMDKSRDSRNDREALEA; via the coding sequence ATGGATAAAAGTTGGATCCATCTACCCACTGGTCATCGTGAATATATCGACGGTTGTATGGAATTTATTGAGTTTGCCAAGCAAGATCTAGTCGAAGTAAAAATTAGATGTCCATGTAAGAACTGTAAGGTAGAGAAATGTTTCTCCGTAAATGAAGTGGAGAGGCATATTTTGTTTAAGGGATTTTATAAGCCATATAAGGATTGGATTTTTCATGGTAAAGGGGATACGTTTCAGCGTATGTTTGAGAGAGATGGAGGGATTACTAGTGAAGGATCCCTTGATAACCAAAGTGGGTTTGTAGGTCGAGATAATATGGGAGGGCTATTAAGATCAGCATTTAGTGTTAATATGCCTCCCAATTGCCCAAATTTAGAAGCAAGAGAGGATGATGAATGGATTGAGGAGCCCGTGGCCTATGACACAGATGTAGAATATGATTATTCTACAATAGAAGAAGATGTGACATATAAGAAGTTGCTTGAAGCTTCTGAGGAGAAATTATACGAGGGGTGTATCAATTTTTcaaagttatcttttctgttaCACTTGTTTCACTTGAAGTGTATAAATCACTGGTCCATAGAATCTTTCAATATGTTGTTGAAGCTAATTCTAGATGCATTTCCTCAAATACTTGATTTTCCCTCTTCTTATTATTACAGtaagaaaatgataaaagaCTTGGGCCTTGGGTATGAAAATATTGATGCTTGTCCAAATAATTGCATGTTGTATTGGGGTGAATTTCTAAAGAAAGACAAGTGTCATGTTTGTGGTACATCGAGGTGGAAGAAAACTAAGGATAGGGGCAACGTTGTAAGTGATCAAGGTACGGATACTTGTAAGAAAGGTGTGCCAGCTAAGGTAATGCGATATTTCCCTCTTATACCGAGACTAAAAAGAATCTACATGTCATCAGAAACAGCAGAAGATATGAGATGGCATGATACAGAGCGATTGGGTGAAGATGATAAGAAGATTTTAAGGCATCCTTCAGATGGCTTAGCATGGAAGGCATTTGATGAGCGTCACAGTGATTTTGCATTAGACCCTCGTAGTGTTCGATTAGATcttgcgagtgatggttttaatCCTTACCGTTTAATGAACACCACTTATAGTACGTGGCCAGTGATGTTGATTCCTTATAATCTTCCAGCATGGTTATGTATGAAACCGTCTTCTTTCATTCTGTCCACGCTTATTCCTGGAAAATCAAGTCCCGGAAATGATATTGACGTGTATCTGCAGCCATTAGTGCATGAATTGAAATTGCTGTGGACAGGGGTTGAAGCTTTTGATGCTTTTGCCGGAGAGAAATTTAATTTGCGTGCGGCTTTGCTTTGGACTATTAATGACTTTCCCGGCTATGCAATGCTCTCTGGTTTGAGCACAAAAGGTTACAATGCATGTCCTATATGCTTAGATTCCACGCCTTCTGATAGATTTGGGAGCAAGATTTGCTATTGTAGCTATAGAAAATGGTTACCTGCAGATCACCCATATCGATGTCAAGGTGACAAGTTTTGTGAGAAGTTTGGAACTAATGAGTGGTGTAAACCTCCATCTCGTCCTAGCGACACTGATATATTGAGGCAGCAAGAAAAGGTGAAGCATGTTTACGGAAAGTCGAAGGCACCACCGAAAAAGAGGCAAAGAGGAcatgatgatgaagatgatgtCCAAGATGAAAGTGACTTTGGTACCAAGAGAAGCATATTCTTTGATTTGGTGTATTGGGAGCATAATCTTCTAAGGCATAATTTAGATGtgatgcacattgagaaaaacgTGTCTGAGAATATTTTGGGAACTCTTCTTAGTATGGATAAGAGTAGAGATAGTAGGAATGATCGAGAAGCCCTTGAAGCATAG